GGTGTTACAGCCGGGCAGATCAGGGAACGATACAGCAACGCCGTCGCTGTCGTAACTGAAAACCGCAGGGAATATGTAACGATCTGGCTTTTTCCTCATTTTCAGTCTCCTTTGTTGCAGGAGGGGCTATATGAGCCCCGCCTGCTTGAGTATCTTCTTGTACGTCTTGGGGTGAAGATTCTTCTTCGGATGCGGTACGGTAACCTTGCCTGGTTTGTTCGGGTGTTTGAAGTGATG
This sequence is a window from Synergistaceae bacterium. Protein-coding genes within it:
- a CDS encoding type II toxin-antitoxin system HicA family toxin: MISPSDEEVRGIKSSNEAISEIEADRWVFQKAEGSHHHFKHPNKPGKVTVPHPKKNLHPKTYKKILKQAGLI